One Clostridium sp. CM027 genomic window carries:
- a CDS encoding IS30 family transposase — protein MSQLDFITQSRKGKHLTYEERIKLEALHKMGLNSTRIAEQIGGRSERTIRREIAKGIVELLNSDLTTRMEYSAEIGQSEHDKQGTAKGPALKIGKDHKLVKYLEKAIGIDGESPYAAIQNITNKDLQFETTICFKTVYNYLDNNLFLNISNKDLPVKKNAKKRNYKKIRSAYNNTKGTSISERPAAVAARDEIGHWEMDTVVGKQGTKTVLMVLSERVTRKELVFKIPSKSQAAVVKELDKLERKMGMLFSKTFKTITCDNGCENLDFEGIENSVRNKRKRTKVYYAHPYSSWERGTNENINKMIRRFIPKGVDISAFSKKQIMQIQHWINNYPRRIFNGLSANMMEQKTITT, from the coding sequence ATGAGTCAATTAGATTTTATCACACAGAGCAGAAAAGGTAAACACCTAACATACGAGGAACGCATAAAGTTAGAAGCTTTACACAAAATGGGACTTAATTCAACTCGTATTGCGGAGCAAATAGGTGGGCGCTCAGAACGTACAATAAGGCGTGAAATTGCTAAAGGAATTGTAGAACTATTGAATAGTGACTTAACCACTCGAATGGAATATAGCGCAGAAATTGGGCAGTCAGAGCATGACAAACAAGGTACCGCTAAAGGTCCTGCATTAAAAATAGGAAAAGATCATAAATTGGTGAAGTACTTAGAAAAAGCTATTGGTATAGATGGCGAATCTCCGTATGCAGCTATTCAAAATATCACAAATAAAGATCTACAATTTGAAACAACTATTTGCTTCAAAACTGTGTATAACTATTTGGATAATAATTTGTTTTTAAATATAAGTAACAAAGATCTGCCTGTTAAAAAGAATGCTAAAAAGAGAAACTATAAAAAAATAAGATCAGCGTATAACAATACCAAAGGAACTAGCATATCGGAGAGACCTGCAGCTGTAGCTGCACGTGATGAGATAGGCCACTGGGAAATGGACACTGTAGTTGGCAAACAGGGTACAAAAACTGTCTTGATGGTGTTAAGTGAAAGAGTAACTCGTAAGGAGTTAGTCTTTAAAATACCATCTAAATCACAGGCGGCTGTCGTGAAAGAATTGGACAAATTGGAGCGTAAAATGGGAATGTTATTCTCGAAAACATTTAAAACAATCACCTGTGATAACGGCTGTGAGAACCTTGATTTCGAGGGTATTGAGAACTCAGTAAGAAATAAACGAAAGAGAACTAAAGTATATTATGCTCACCCATATAGTTCATGGGAGCGAGGCACAAACGAAAATATCAATAAAATGATACGACGATTTATCCCAAAAGGTGTGGATATTTCAGCATTCTCTAAAAAACAAATTATGCAAATACAGCACTGGATCAACAATTATCCAAGAAGGATTTTCAACGGTTTATCTGCCAATATGATGGAACAGAAAACCATTACAACTTAA
- the tsaE gene encoding tRNA (adenosine(37)-N6)-threonylcarbamoyltransferase complex ATPase subunit type 1 TsaE, whose translation MEYIVTTVDETYKIGELIGSHVNSGDIVCLIGDLGTGKTHLTKGIAKGLDIKDHITSPTFTIVNEYTGRLKLYHFDVYRVNDPDEIAAIGFDEYIFSDGVSIIEWANYIEELIPPNNLSITIEKLPRLGDDFRKINIRYSDKRYDYIKEIKL comes from the coding sequence ATGGAATACATAGTAACTACAGTAGACGAAACTTATAAAATAGGCGAATTAATAGGTTCACATGTAAATTCAGGGGACATAGTTTGCTTAATTGGTGACTTAGGCACTGGCAAAACTCATTTAACAAAAGGAATTGCAAAAGGCTTAGATATAAAAGATCATATCACAAGCCCTACATTTACAATTGTAAATGAATATACAGGTCGCTTGAAATTATATCATTTTGATGTCTACAGGGTAAATGACCCTGACGAAATAGCAGCTATAGGCTTTGATGAATATATATTTAGTGATGGCGTTAGTATTATTGAGTGGGCTAATTATATTGAAGAACTGATTCCACCCAATAATTTATCCATTACCATAGAAAAACTTCCTAGATTGGGAGATGATTTCAGAAAGATCAACATCCGATATTCTGATAAAAGATATGATTATATAAAGGAGATAAAACTATGA
- the aroD gene encoding type I 3-dehydroquinate dehydratase has translation MKKVVTIKDVTIGEGLPKICVPMVGETIPQLIEEAEILKRIDLDVVEWRVDFFEDATNIERVKKALQAIRKVLVDKPIIFTFRSAKEGGQKEISTAFYFELNRLISETKLVEVIDIELFNDEKDVKELVEAAHANGVAVIISNHDFHNTPEKEEIISRLRKAQGLGADIPKIAVMPTCAEDVIILLDATRIMNERYADGPIITISMAEKGIISRISGELFGSALTFGAVKKASAPGQIAVVELRRTIQLLHNNT, from the coding sequence ATGAAAAAAGTAGTTACTATTAAGGATGTTACAATTGGTGAAGGCTTACCTAAAATTTGCGTTCCAATGGTTGGAGAAACTATTCCACAGCTTATAGAAGAAGCTGAAATTTTAAAAAGGATTGATTTAGATGTTGTAGAATGGCGTGTAGATTTCTTCGAGGATGCTACAAATATAGAGAGAGTTAAGAAAGCATTACAAGCAATTAGGAAAGTGCTAGTTGACAAGCCCATTATCTTTACATTCCGTAGTGCTAAAGAGGGTGGACAAAAGGAGATTAGTACTGCATTTTATTTTGAATTAAATAGATTAATTTCTGAAACAAAGCTTGTTGAAGTTATAGATATTGAATTATTTAACGATGAAAAAGATGTAAAAGAATTAGTTGAAGCAGCACATGCAAATGGCGTAGCGGTTATTATATCTAATCATGATTTTCATAATACACCAGAGAAAGAAGAAATTATATCTCGATTACGTAAGGCTCAAGGATTAGGTGCAGATATTCCTAAAATCGCAGTAATGCCTACTTGTGCAGAGGATGTGATTATACTGTTAGATGCAACGCGTATTATGAATGAAAGATATGCGGATGGTCCTATTATTACAATTTCTATGGCGGAAAAAGGGATTATCAGTAGAATATCAGGTGAATTATTTGGCTCCGCATTAACATTTGGCGCAGTCAAGAAGGCTTCTGCACCAGGTCAGATTGCTGTAGTAGAATTACGTAGAACTATTCAATTACTTCATAATAACACGTAA
- a CDS encoding polysaccharide deacetylase family protein — protein MTKKIILALFFALLLVGCNSLASPTSSKSTIVSDDSQSKSPKPVDNSSNIPRLSTTLKDPIVRTFDQTEGVSKKIPILMYHHLLKKKENTFTNNGVVLNLENFQQQMDYLYTNKYTTINLAELEQWLLGNLELPKKSVCITFDDGYLSSYIYAYPILKKYNFKAAQFLITSYVKDNSVEFNPKTQQFLSWKNISETTDVFEYSNHTHNLHKTENNKGYLITKPLDYVKKDLIKNTELTGSHYLSYPYGHHNDDVLTLLPKIGIRMAVTVNNGSVKRGDSLLELNRYGIYPKTSISTFKSMVNCEW, from the coding sequence ATGACCAAAAAAATTATATTAGCACTATTTTTTGCATTACTATTGGTTGGATGCAATTCCTTAGCTAGTCCAACTTCCAGTAAAAGCACAATAGTTTCAGATGATTCTCAGAGTAAATCACCAAAACCAGTAGATAATTCATCTAACATCCCACGCTTATCAACAACGCTTAAAGATCCGATTGTTAGAACATTTGATCAAACTGAAGGTGTGTCAAAAAAAATACCAATATTGATGTATCATCATCTACTAAAGAAAAAAGAAAACACATTTACAAATAATGGTGTAGTATTAAATCTTGAAAATTTTCAGCAACAAATGGACTACTTATACACTAATAAATACACTACAATAAATCTAGCTGAATTAGAACAGTGGCTTTTAGGGAATTTGGAACTACCTAAAAAATCAGTATGTATAACATTTGATGATGGATATTTAAGTAGCTACATTTATGCCTATCCTATTTTGAAGAAATATAATTTTAAAGCTGCACAATTTTTAATTACATCTTATGTCAAGGATAATAGTGTTGAATTTAATCCTAAAACACAACAATTCTTAAGTTGGAAAAATATTTCTGAAACTACTGATGTATTTGAATATTCAAACCATACCCATAATTTACATAAAACAGAGAATAACAAGGGTTATTTAATTACAAAACCTTTAGATTATGTAAAAAAAGATTTAATAAAAAATACGGAACTAACCGGCAGCCATTATCTATCTTATCCTTATGGACACCATAACGATGATGTATTAACCCTTCTGCCTAAAATAGGAATACGAATGGCTGTTACTGTTAATAATGGAAGCGTAAAGAGAGGAGATTCTTTACTAGAGCTAAATAGATATGGAATATATCCTAAAACATCCATATCTACATTTAAAAGCATGGTTAATTGTGAATGGTGA
- a CDS encoding Tex family protein: MGNITNRLIKEFSITKEQAESVIELLDEGNTVPFIARYRKERTGGLDDIILRNFTERLIYLRNLEERKTDVVRLIGDQEKLTAEIEESIRKSETLTEIEDIYRPFKPKKRTRAIIAIEKGLKPLAEIIVCGEFKGDINEYAEKFLSEENAVNSTSDALQGAGDIISEMISDEADYRKWIRALVHNQGNVETKGGSDDTTPFEMYYEYKEGVKSIPPHRILAINRGENSKILSVKIKADNDKITQYLRAKCLKGNNETDKYIELSIGDSVKRLIFPSIEREIRSGLTEKGETSAIEIFKANLKALLMQSPIKGKVVLGFDPGFRTGCKIAVLDDTGKLLDIATVYATAGSKDGIQKSIDIIKKLVIKHNVEVVSLGNGTASRESEEILAQIIKELKDECSKDLYYVIVSEAGASVYSASELASKEYPDIDVSIRGAISIGRRLQDPLVELVKIDPKAIGVGQYQHDVAAKKLDESLKGVVEDCVNAVGVDLNIATPSLLAYISGINAAIAQNIVAYREENGKFKTRKELLKVKRLGAKAYEQCAGFLRVMESNEFLDNTSIHPETYNATKKLLDFLRYTREDLKSLNFKDLDDRLKDININMDELAQILEIGVPTLRDIIKEIKKPGRDPREELPKPILKTGVVQMSHLKPGMKLMGTVRNVSDFGAFVDIGVHQDGLVHISQLSDKFVKHPLDVVKVGDIVEVSVIEVDEKRKRISLSMKNN, encoded by the coding sequence ATGGGGAATATAACTAACAGATTAATTAAAGAATTTTCAATAACTAAAGAACAGGCGGAAAGTGTAATTGAATTATTAGATGAAGGGAATACAGTTCCTTTTATAGCTAGATATAGAAAAGAGAGAACTGGGGGACTTGATGATATAATCCTTAGAAACTTTACAGAGAGGCTTATATATCTTAGGAACTTAGAAGAACGAAAAACAGATGTAGTACGTCTTATCGGTGATCAAGAAAAACTAACAGCGGAAATTGAGGAGTCAATAAGAAAAAGCGAGACATTGACAGAAATAGAGGATATATATAGACCCTTTAAGCCTAAGAAAAGAACTAGAGCTATCATTGCGATAGAAAAAGGGCTTAAACCTTTAGCTGAAATTATTGTATGCGGCGAGTTTAAGGGTGATATAAATGAGTATGCAGAGAAATTCTTAAGTGAAGAAAATGCAGTAAATAGTACTTCGGACGCACTTCAAGGTGCTGGGGATATTATTAGTGAAATGATTTCAGATGAAGCTGATTACAGAAAGTGGATTAGAGCATTAGTGCATAATCAAGGAAATGTTGAAACTAAAGGCGGTTCTGATGACACTACTCCATTTGAAATGTATTATGAGTATAAAGAAGGGGTTAAATCTATTCCACCGCATAGAATTCTTGCTATAAATAGAGGCGAAAATAGTAAGATACTTTCTGTGAAAATCAAAGCCGATAATGATAAGATTACTCAGTACTTAAGAGCTAAATGTTTAAAAGGGAATAATGAAACTGATAAGTATATAGAGTTAAGTATAGGTGATTCCGTAAAAAGACTTATATTCCCATCAATTGAGAGAGAAATAAGGTCCGGACTCACAGAAAAGGGTGAAACTAGCGCTATTGAAATATTTAAAGCTAATTTAAAGGCACTCTTAATGCAGTCACCTATAAAAGGAAAGGTAGTGCTTGGATTTGATCCTGGGTTTAGAACAGGGTGCAAAATAGCGGTGCTTGATGATACTGGTAAGCTTTTAGATATAGCTACAGTATACGCTACTGCGGGCAGTAAGGACGGTATTCAAAAATCTATAGATATTATTAAAAAATTGGTAATTAAGCATAATGTAGAAGTAGTGTCACTCGGTAATGGGACTGCTAGTCGTGAATCTGAAGAAATTTTAGCGCAGATAATTAAAGAACTTAAGGATGAATGCTCAAAAGATTTGTACTATGTTATAGTCTCGGAAGCGGGAGCCTCAGTATATTCAGCGTCAGAGCTTGCATCTAAAGAATATCCAGATATAGATGTATCTATTAGAGGAGCTATTTCTATAGGGCGAAGACTTCAAGATCCATTAGTGGAGCTTGTGAAAATTGACCCGAAAGCTATTGGAGTTGGACAATACCAACATGATGTAGCAGCTAAAAAACTCGATGAATCCTTAAAAGGAGTAGTTGAAGATTGTGTTAATGCTGTTGGCGTAGATCTTAACATTGCAACACCCTCTTTATTAGCTTATATATCAGGGATAAATGCTGCTATAGCTCAAAATATTGTAGCGTATAGAGAAGAAAATGGTAAGTTCAAAACTAGAAAAGAATTATTAAAAGTGAAAAGATTAGGAGCAAAAGCATATGAGCAATGTGCAGGATTTTTAAGGGTTATGGAGAGTAATGAATTTTTAGATAACACCTCAATTCATCCAGAAACGTATAATGCTACTAAAAAATTATTGGATTTTTTAAGGTACACAAGAGAAGATCTTAAATCTTTAAACTTTAAAGATTTGGATGATAGACTAAAAGATATTAATATTAATATGGATGAGCTTGCACAAATATTGGAGATAGGTGTTCCAACTCTTAGAGACATTATTAAAGAAATTAAAAAGCCTGGTAGAGATCCAAGAGAAGAACTACCGAAGCCGATATTAAAAACGGGTGTAGTTCAAATGTCCCATCTTAAACCGGGAATGAAACTTATGGGTACTGTTAGAAATGTGTCTGACTTTGGAGCTTTTGTTGATATTGGAGTTCATCAGGATGGGTTAGTGCATATAAGCCAGTTATCAGATAAATTTGTAAAGCATCCATTGGATGTGGTTAAGGTTGGCGATATAGTAGAAGTTAGTGTGATAGAAGTTGATGAGAAAAGAAAAAGAATATCATTATCAATGAAAAATAATTAA
- the proS gene encoding proline--tRNA ligase: protein MAKGKKFVESITSMEEDFAKWYTDIVKKAELADYASVRGCMVIRPYGYAIWENIQKTLDQMFKDTGHENVYMPMFIPESLLQKEADHVKGFAPEVAWVTHGGNELLAERLCVRPTSETLFCDHYSKIIQSYNDLPKLYNQWCSVVRWEKTTRPFLRSSEFLWQEGHTAHATAEEAKEETLRMLNIYSTFCEETLAIPVIKGKKTEKEKFAGANETYTIESLMHDGKALQCGTSHNFGDGFARAFNIQYSDKTGKLAYVHQTSWGMSTRLIGALIMVHGDDNGLILPPAVAPIQLIIVPIAPHKEGVIEKATELKNILSKLSRVKMDISDKMAGWKFSEYEMKGVPLRLEVGPKDIENNQVVLVRRDSREKIIVPMSELEALVPEILKDIQKSLFEKAKNAQDTRTFNASTVEELKELLDKTLGFVSAPWCGELACEEKVKEVAGASSRCMPFNMPEEKGVCLCCGKPSKATVIWGRAY from the coding sequence ATGGCAAAAGGAAAAAAATTTGTAGAATCTATTACCTCTATGGAAGAAGATTTTGCAAAATGGTATACCGATATTGTAAAAAAAGCGGAACTTGCTGATTATGCGAGCGTTAGAGGTTGCATGGTAATAAGACCTTATGGCTATGCAATTTGGGAAAATATTCAAAAAACTTTAGATCAAATGTTTAAAGATACAGGTCATGAAAATGTATATATGCCAATGTTCATTCCTGAGAGCTTACTTCAAAAGGAAGCAGATCATGTTAAAGGCTTTGCACCAGAGGTTGCTTGGGTAACACACGGAGGCAACGAGCTACTAGCAGAGAGGCTTTGCGTTAGGCCAACTTCTGAAACATTATTTTGTGACCACTATTCAAAAATAATTCAATCTTACAATGATCTCCCTAAATTATATAATCAATGGTGTTCCGTTGTTCGTTGGGAAAAAACCACAAGACCTTTTCTTAGAAGTTCAGAATTTTTATGGCAAGAAGGCCATACCGCTCATGCAACGGCGGAAGAAGCAAAAGAGGAAACTCTTAGAATGCTTAATATATATTCAACCTTTTGTGAAGAAACCCTTGCTATTCCAGTTATAAAAGGTAAGAAAACAGAAAAAGAAAAGTTTGCAGGAGCAAATGAAACTTACACAATTGAAAGTTTAATGCATGATGGAAAAGCACTTCAATGTGGTACTTCTCATAATTTTGGAGATGGTTTTGCAAGAGCATTTAACATACAGTATTCAGATAAAACAGGTAAACTTGCTTATGTTCACCAAACTTCTTGGGGAATGTCTACAAGACTTATCGGCGCTTTAATTATGGTTCACGGTGATGATAATGGTCTAATACTGCCACCAGCAGTAGCTCCAATTCAACTTATCATAGTTCCAATTGCACCTCATAAAGAAGGCGTAATTGAAAAAGCTACAGAACTTAAAAATATATTATCAAAGCTTTCACGTGTAAAAATGGATATTAGCGATAAAATGGCTGGATGGAAATTTAGCGAATACGAAATGAAAGGTGTTCCGCTACGTTTAGAAGTTGGTCCAAAAGATATAGAAAACAACCAAGTAGTACTTGTGAGACGGGATAGCCGCGAAAAAATAATTGTTCCAATGTCAGAACTAGAAGCATTAGTACCCGAGATTTTAAAAGATATTCAAAAATCTTTATTTGAAAAAGCTAAAAATGCACAAGATACCCGAACCTTTAACGCGAGCACCGTAGAAGAATTAAAAGAACTTCTTGATAAAACTTTAGGATTTGTTAGCGCTCCATGGTGTGGAGAACTCGCTTGCGAAGAAAAAGTAAAAGAAGTAGCCGGTGCGTCTTCTAGATGCATGCCATTTAATATGCCAGAAGAAAAAGGCGTTTGCTTATGTTGTGGAAAACCATCTAAAGCTACAGTTATTTGGGGAAGAGCTTATTAA
- the arcA gene encoding arginine deiminase, with protein sequence MESFINVTSEIGKLNKVMLHRPGREIENLVPNLLERLLFDDIPYLEVARKEHDIFAKILKENDVEVLYLEELVTEALIEDQTKKIFLQQFLLESHISNKEIYKSLYDYLMSKPTREMIDILMAGVRKNEIAVKEIHSLRGLIGTQYPFYLDPMPNLYFTRDPGASIGNGITINTMQTEARRRETLFLEFIHEYHSSFKQNEVPLWYDRSLPSNIEGGDELILSATTLAIGCSQRTSPEAIEVVARNLFEKHTTFEKVLVLEIPSSRAFMHLDTVFTMVDYDKFTIHPEIEGPLNVFEITKGVNGQLNIKQEKDILQNVLKSALKVPSVDLIRCGGGDAIVAAREQWNDGSNTLAIAPGKVITYERNYVTNEILSKHGVTVLTMPSAELSRGRGGPRCMSMPLNRDNL encoded by the coding sequence ATGGAATCATTTATAAATGTAACTTCTGAAATAGGAAAACTTAATAAAGTAATGCTACATAGACCCGGTAGAGAAATAGAAAATTTAGTACCGAATCTTCTTGAAAGATTACTTTTCGATGATATTCCTTATTTAGAAGTAGCGCGAAAAGAACATGATATATTTGCAAAAATATTAAAAGAAAACGATGTGGAAGTCCTTTATTTAGAAGAACTTGTTACAGAGGCTTTAATCGAGGATCAAACCAAAAAAATATTTTTACAACAGTTTTTACTTGAAAGTCACATTAGTAATAAAGAAATATATAAATCTCTTTATGATTATTTAATGTCAAAGCCTACAAGAGAAATGATTGATATACTTATGGCTGGAGTTAGAAAAAACGAAATAGCTGTTAAGGAGATTCATTCTCTAAGAGGATTAATAGGAACCCAGTATCCATTCTACTTAGATCCTATGCCTAATCTTTACTTTACTCGCGATCCAGGTGCTTCAATTGGAAATGGTATTACTATAAATACTATGCAAACTGAAGCTAGAAGACGTGAGACTTTGTTCCTAGAATTTATTCATGAATATCATAGTTCCTTCAAACAAAATGAAGTGCCACTTTGGTATGATAGAAGCCTTCCAAGTAATATCGAAGGTGGAGACGAACTTATATTATCTGCCACAACCCTTGCAATAGGGTGTAGTCAAAGAACTTCACCTGAAGCTATAGAAGTTGTAGCAAGAAATTTGTTTGAAAAACATACTACTTTTGAAAAAGTATTAGTATTAGAAATTCCATCTAGTAGAGCATTTATGCATCTTGATACTGTATTTACTATGGTTGATTATGATAAATTTACAATACACCCAGAGATAGAAGGACCACTTAATGTTTTCGAAATTACAAAAGGTGTCAATGGACAATTAAATATTAAGCAAGAAAAAGATATATTACAAAATGTATTAAAATCTGCATTAAAAGTGCCTTCAGTTGATTTAATAAGATGCGGAGGTGGTGACGCTATTGTAGCAGCAAGAGAACAATGGAACGACGGATCAAACACTCTAGCTATTGCACCAGGAAAAGTTATAACTTATGAACGAAATTATGTTACTAATGAAATTTTATCAAAACATGGTGTAACAGTACTCACAATGCCAAGTGCCGAACTTTCAAGAGGAAGAGGCGGCCCAAGATGTATGAGTATGCCACTAAATAGAGATAACTTATAA
- the tsaB gene encoding tRNA (adenosine(37)-N6)-threonylcarbamoyltransferase complex dimerization subunit type 1 TsaB produces the protein MKILSLDSATQSATCAILDDNKVLGEITFNYKKQHSQILMHIIDQLLKNTGITISDIDAFVASKGPGSFTGLRIGMATIKGLSQGSKKPFVTVSTLDSLAYNLAYTDGIICPLLDALRDNVYTALYTFNNYELTRISDYINISLDELINMLKEKNCNISFVGDGTFKFKEKLIANLPKANFAPAHLNLAKASSLGELGLNLLSNGTFDDIYSSVPIYLRQPQAEREYEEKMRQIKNE, from the coding sequence ATGAAGATTTTAAGTCTGGATTCTGCTACACAATCAGCAACTTGTGCTATCCTTGACGATAACAAAGTTCTTGGTGAAATAACTTTTAATTATAAAAAACAACATTCTCAAATACTTATGCATATAATTGATCAATTATTAAAAAATACAGGAATAACCATAAGTGATATTGATGCCTTTGTAGCATCAAAGGGGCCCGGTTCCTTTACAGGCCTTAGAATAGGGATGGCTACCATTAAGGGGTTAAGCCAAGGCTCAAAAAAGCCTTTTGTAACTGTATCTACCTTAGATTCTTTAGCATATAACTTAGCATATACAGATGGAATTATTTGTCCTTTGCTAGATGCTTTAAGAGATAATGTTTATACTGCCTTATATACTTTTAATAATTACGAGCTCACCCGCATCAGTGACTATATTAATATTTCCTTAGATGAATTAATAAATATGCTTAAAGAGAAAAATTGCAATATTTCCTTTGTAGGAGATGGAACTTTCAAATTCAAAGAAAAACTTATAGCAAATTTACCTAAAGCCAATTTTGCTCCAGCGCATTTAAACTTAGCTAAGGCTTCATCCCTAGGCGAATTAGGGCTCAACCTTTTATCTAATGGAACATTCGATGATATATACTCGTCAGTGCCTATTTACCTTAGGCAGCCGCAAGCTGAGAGGGAGTACGAAGAAAAGATGAGGCAAATAAAAAATGAATAG
- the rimI gene encoding ribosomal protein S18-alanine N-acetyltransferase — MNSDFKICPMDASSIKSILNISELSFPISWSYESLQSELDNKFAKYVVLKKGNSIVGYGGMWLIIDEAHVTNVAIHPDARGHGGGDLIVEALFKICRKLKVTAITLEVRSSNFAAINLYQKYGFENEGIRRHYYEDNGEDAVIMWNRHL, encoded by the coding sequence ATGAATAGCGATTTTAAAATTTGCCCAATGGACGCATCATCTATTAAATCCATACTCAATATTAGCGAGTTAAGCTTTCCTATTTCATGGAGCTACGAATCACTCCAAAGTGAACTAGATAATAAATTTGCTAAATATGTTGTATTAAAAAAGGGCAATTCTATAGTAGGTTATGGAGGAATGTGGCTAATTATAGATGAAGCCCATGTTACTAATGTTGCAATTCACCCTGATGCCCGTGGTCATGGCGGCGGCGACCTCATCGTGGAAGCCTTATTTAAAATTTGCAGGAAACTAAAAGTTACAGCAATAACCTTAGAGGTTAGAAGTTCAAATTTCGCTGCTATAAACTTATATCAAAAGTATGGCTTTGAAAATGAAGGCATTAGACGTCATTATTATGAAGATAACGGGGAAGATGCAGTAATTATGTGGAATCGACACCTATAG
- a CDS encoding ECF transporter S component produces MRDEKLVKLIKISLLSVMAFLLMYIELPIPIFPDFLKIDISDLPALLGAFALGPIAGVVIELFKNILHGMLATKTAFVGEVANFLVGSCLVLVSGYIYKARKSKGGAIAGLLIGVICMSIFAGILNYFVVLPLYEKVLGFPVASVIEMGSKINHNIVDLNSFIIWSIIPFNLLKGMVLSAMTLALYKSVSPILHKENMEREYKSREQKI; encoded by the coding sequence ATGAGAGACGAAAAACTTGTTAAACTAATCAAAATATCACTTTTATCTGTTATGGCTTTTCTTTTGATGTACATTGAGTTACCAATACCGATTTTCCCTGATTTCTTAAAAATTGACATCAGCGACCTGCCAGCACTTTTAGGGGCCTTTGCATTAGGACCAATAGCGGGAGTAGTTATTGAACTCTTTAAAAATATATTACATGGAATGCTAGCTACTAAAACAGCCTTCGTTGGAGAAGTAGCAAATTTTCTAGTGGGTTCATGTTTAGTATTAGTATCGGGATATATTTACAAGGCCCGCAAAAGCAAAGGTGGGGCTATTGCTGGATTATTAATAGGAGTAATTTGTATGTCGATTTTTGCAGGGATATTAAACTATTTTGTTGTTTTACCTTTATATGAAAAAGTATTAGGATTCCCAGTAGCTAGCGTTATAGAAATGGGATCAAAAATAAATCATAACATTGTCGATTTGAATTCTTTCATTATTTGGTCAATTATTCCTTTTAATTTACTTAAAGGAATGGTATTATCAGCAATGACCTTAGCTTTATATAAGAGTGTTTCGCCTATACTTCATAAAGAGAATATGGAGAGAGAATACAAAAGTAGAGAACAAAAAATATAA